From one Cyanobacteria bacterium QS_8_64_29 genomic stretch:
- a CDS encoding amidophosphoribosyltransferase: protein MLPAADEGVPLTAPDADRLKDACGVFGAYAPEQDVARLSYFGLYALQHRGQESAGIATFEGERVHLHKDMGLVARVFDEASLNELPGSAAIGHTRYSTTGSSLVANAQPTLAHSRLGSLALAHNGNLVNPGELQAALKASHYEFATTTDSEAIAVAIAQEVDRGQDWIAAITAALQRCSGAYSLAIGTPTGIAGVRDPHGIRPLAIGTLGDSPQRYVLASETAALDLIGARYLREVEPGELVWIDESGLTAYPLGDAVERKLCIFEMIYFSRPDSLVNGETLYSYRVRLGHRLARESHIDADVVIPVPDSGVPAAIGFAQTSGIHYAEGLIKNRYVGRTFIQPTQSMREAGIRMKLNPLKDVLAGKRVIIVDDSIVRGTTSGKIVQALRDAGAVEVHMRISSPPVTHPCFYGIDTDSQDHLIAATQPVDEIADSIGADSLAYLSLEGMLEATGQDPNRFCTACFTGDYPIPIPEALQQSKLILERSSS from the coding sequence ATGTTGCCTGCTGCAGACGAGGGCGTGCCCCTCACCGCTCCGGACGCCGACCGGTTGAAGGACGCCTGCGGCGTCTTTGGCGCCTACGCCCCCGAGCAAGATGTGGCCCGGTTGAGCTATTTCGGGCTCTATGCCCTACAGCACCGGGGTCAGGAATCGGCTGGCATTGCCACCTTCGAGGGCGAGCGGGTCCACCTACACAAAGACATGGGCCTAGTAGCCCGGGTGTTTGATGAAGCCAGTTTGAACGAGCTGCCCGGGAGCGCCGCGATCGGCCATACGCGCTACTCCACCACCGGCTCCAGCCTGGTCGCCAACGCGCAACCCACCCTCGCGCACAGCCGCCTGGGGTCGCTGGCGCTGGCGCACAACGGCAACCTGGTTAACCCTGGCGAGCTGCAAGCGGCTCTCAAAGCCAGCCACTACGAGTTCGCCACCACCACGGACTCGGAGGCGATCGCGGTGGCCATTGCCCAAGAGGTAGACCGCGGCCAGGATTGGATCGCCGCGATCACCGCGGCCCTACAGCGCTGCAGCGGGGCGTACAGCTTAGCGATCGGGACCCCCACCGGCATTGCCGGGGTGCGCGATCCGCACGGCATCCGGCCGCTGGCGATCGGCACGTTGGGCGACAGTCCGCAGCGCTACGTTCTGGCCTCGGAGACGGCGGCGCTGGATCTCATCGGCGCCCGCTACCTGCGCGAGGTTGAGCCGGGGGAGCTGGTCTGGATCGATGAGTCCGGCCTAACGGCGTACCCCTTGGGCGATGCAGTCGAGCGCAAGCTCTGCATCTTCGAGATGATCTATTTCTCCCGGCCCGACAGCCTGGTCAACGGCGAAACCCTCTACAGCTATCGGGTGCGCTTGGGGCACCGCCTGGCGCGCGAGTCTCACATCGATGCCGATGTGGTCATTCCCGTTCCCGACTCGGGCGTGCCGGCCGCGATCGGCTTTGCCCAGACCTCGGGCATCCATTACGCCGAAGGGCTAATCAAAAACCGCTACGTGGGGCGCACCTTCATCCAGCCCACCCAAAGCATGCGCGAGGCCGGCATCCGGATGAAGCTCAACCCACTCAAAGATGTCCTGGCCGGCAAGCGCGTCATTATTGTCGATGATTCCATCGTGCGCGGCACGACCAGCGGCAAGATCGTCCAAGCCCTGCGCGACGCCGGCGCCGTTGAGGTCCACATGCGCATCTCCTCGCCACCGGTGACCCACCCGTGCTTTTACGGCATCGATACTGACAGTCAGGATCACCTCATTGCGGCAACCCAACCGGTGGATGAAATTGCCGATTCCATTGGGGCCGACTCGCTGGCCTACCTCAGCCTGGAGGGCATGCTGGAAGCAACCGGGCAAGATCCCAACCGCTTCTGTACGGCTTGCTTTACCGGGGACTATCCCATCCCCATCCCCGAGGCGCTGCAGCAGTCCAAACTCATCTTGGAGCGAAGCTCCTCCTAG